A section of the Flavobacterium ardleyense genome encodes:
- the dnaE gene encoding DNA polymerase III subunit alpha, which produces MYIIFDTETTGLPKRWDAPITDVNNWPRCIQIAWQLHDEMGNLVEHQDYLVKPNGFNIPYDAERIHGISTELADEKGFPLDVVLEKFNAALAKAKFVVGQNVNFDLNIMGCEFHRAAMASPLSTMAVLDTCTEVTAGLLKLPGGRGGKFKLPTLTELHQYLFGQPFGEAHNAVADVEATTRCFLELIRRQIFTKEQLQVTADYFNNFLRVNPSEIKLVGLKPTNLKKASDTIRARLAKSQASSTVVTEDKETIEALQEASFVHLHNHTQFSVLQSTISVPALVAAAAKFKMPAVAMTDHANLMGAFHFVRDILNYNKTADAKNKVSLANGEEPTAIEMKPIVGCEFFVCEDHLDKSRKDNGYQVVFLAKNKKGYHNLAKMSSIAFTQGFYYVPRIDKKVIEQYKEDLIVLTGNLYGEVPSKLLNMGESQAEEALLWWKDTFEDDLYVEIMRHNQEDENRVNESLISLAESHDIKIVATNNTYYLEKENANAHDILLCVRDGEKQATPIGRGRGYRFGLPNQEYYFKSPDQMKELFQDIPEAILNLSEIVDKIEIYSLAREVLLPKFDIPEEFFVAEDAVDGGVRGENKYLEFLTYQGAEKRYGIITDEIRERLDFELLTIRNSGYPGYFLIVQDFIAAARAMDVSVGPGRGSAAGSVVAYCLKITNIDPLKYNLLFERFLNPDRVSLPDIDIDFDDEGRSKVMDYVIEKYGSKQVAQIITYGRMATKSAIRDTSRVLDLPLFEADKIAKLIPGMMPSKWSLARFFKEDLFAIKKVMRPEEFERIVELIAVANEDSLGGEMLMQAQVLEGNLRNTGIHACGVIITPSDITNFVPVATAKDSSLYVTQFDNSVVESAGLLKMDFLGLKTLTLIKDSVKLIQYRTGVLLDPDEFPIDDVKTYELFQRGETVGIFQYESPGMQKYMKELKPTTFDDLIAMNALYRPGPIAYIPSFIKRKNGEEEIVYDLDACEELLKETYGITVYQEQVMLLSQKLADFSKGDADVLRKAMGKKQRDVLDKMKPKFINQAAEKGHSKEKLEKIWKDWEAFAEYAFNKSHSTCYAWIAYQTAYLKANYPEEYMAAVLSNNMNDIKQVTFFMQECKRMGLEVLAPDVNESIYKFTVNENNAIRFGMGAVKGVGMGAVETIVKTRQAGRYKSVFDLTKRVDLRAANKKAFENLVLAGGFDSFEDTHRAQYFHNEGDGITFLEKAVKYGAKFQENENSAQVSLFGESSDVQIPEPIVPPCEEWSAMEKLAREKEVVGIYISGHPLDDFRYEIKHFCKDKLSSFSDLGPHVGKSLQVAGVVSSVQYLTSKNGKDWAKFTVEGFDDSQDFSIFGEEYLKFRHFLVAKNFIFCKINVKPGWANKETGKMSDPRISFTEICQLQDLLESQAKKLTLNLNIEQLNSTFIHDLGAILQTFRGDLPVSFDVMELEQITPEEKTAVTAVVPELVAATMGDESDDDESLIFEDITEDGEVETELNFVESMEAVETVKIVTSLPMPSRFLKVKICEPLLAALEKEDIKYKLN; this is translated from the coding sequence ATGTATATAATTTTTGACACAGAAACTACCGGATTACCTAAACGTTGGGATGCGCCAATTACTGATGTAAATAACTGGCCACGTTGTATTCAGATTGCTTGGCAGTTGCACGATGAGATGGGGAATTTAGTCGAACATCAGGATTATCTGGTTAAGCCAAATGGTTTTAATATTCCTTATGATGCCGAAAGAATTCACGGTATATCTACAGAACTTGCTGACGAGAAAGGTTTTCCGCTTGATGTTGTGTTGGAGAAATTTAATGCTGCATTGGCCAAAGCTAAATTTGTGGTAGGACAAAATGTGAATTTCGACCTTAATATTATGGGTTGTGAATTTCATCGTGCTGCAATGGCATCGCCACTTTCTACGATGGCAGTGCTTGATACTTGTACGGAAGTTACGGCCGGACTTCTAAAACTTCCAGGAGGTAGAGGAGGAAAATTTAAATTGCCAACTCTGACCGAACTACATCAATACCTCTTTGGTCAGCCTTTTGGTGAAGCCCATAATGCCGTTGCCGATGTGGAAGCGACTACAAGATGTTTCTTGGAGCTGATTCGACGGCAGATTTTTACAAAAGAGCAACTTCAGGTCACTGCAGATTATTTTAATAATTTCTTGAGAGTCAATCCTTCTGAAATAAAATTAGTTGGACTAAAACCAACGAATCTTAAGAAAGCTTCTGATACAATTAGAGCTCGTTTGGCGAAATCTCAAGCTTCATCGACTGTTGTTACAGAAGATAAAGAAACGATCGAAGCACTACAAGAGGCTAGTTTTGTGCATCTTCATAACCATACGCAGTTTTCGGTTTTGCAATCAACCATCAGTGTTCCCGCGCTTGTGGCTGCTGCTGCAAAATTTAAAATGCCTGCGGTGGCAATGACAGATCACGCCAATCTTATGGGAGCATTTCACTTTGTGCGAGATATTCTAAATTATAACAAAACGGCTGATGCGAAAAATAAAGTTTCATTAGCAAATGGTGAAGAGCCAACAGCTATTGAAATGAAACCTATTGTTGGTTGTGAGTTTTTTGTCTGTGAAGATCATTTAGATAAAAGCCGAAAAGATAACGGATATCAGGTTGTGTTCTTGGCAAAAAATAAAAAAGGCTATCATAATTTGGCCAAAATGTCGTCCATCGCATTTACACAAGGTTTTTATTATGTTCCTAGAATAGACAAGAAAGTTATAGAGCAATACAAAGAAGATTTGATTGTATTGACTGGAAATTTATATGGAGAAGTGCCAAGTAAGCTTCTAAATATGGGTGAAAGTCAAGCTGAAGAAGCATTGCTCTGGTGGAAAGATACTTTTGAAGATGATTTGTATGTCGAGATTATGCGTCACAATCAGGAAGACGAAAATCGTGTCAACGAAAGTTTGATTTCGCTAGCCGAAAGCCACGACATCAAAATTGTTGCGACCAATAATACTTACTACTTAGAAAAAGAAAATGCCAACGCACACGACATTTTATTATGCGTACGTGATGGTGAAAAACAGGCAACGCCAATTGGTCGTGGTCGAGGTTATAGATTTGGATTACCAAATCAAGAATATTACTTTAAGTCTCCGGATCAGATGAAAGAGTTGTTTCAGGATATTCCTGAAGCGATTCTTAACCTTTCCGAAATTGTAGATAAGATTGAAATTTATAGTCTTGCTCGCGAAGTTTTGCTTCCTAAATTTGATATTCCTGAAGAGTTTTTTGTTGCCGAAGATGCAGTCGATGGAGGCGTAAGAGGTGAAAATAAATACTTAGAATTTCTTACCTATCAAGGTGCAGAAAAACGTTACGGAATTATAACCGATGAAATTCGAGAACGACTTGATTTTGAATTATTGACGATTCGAAATTCAGGATACCCGGGTTATTTTCTAATTGTACAAGACTTTATTGCTGCGGCAAGGGCGATGGATGTGTCAGTTGGTCCCGGTCGTGGATCTGCAGCAGGATCAGTTGTTGCATATTGCCTGAAAATAACCAATATTGACCCGCTGAAATACAACCTGCTTTTTGAGAGGTTTTTGAATCCTGACAGGGTTTCGCTTCCCGATATCGATATTGACTTTGACGATGAAGGTCGTAGTAAAGTTATGGATTATGTGATCGAGAAATATGGTTCAAAACAAGTAGCTCAGATTATTACCTACGGTCGAATGGCAACAAAGTCGGCTATTCGAGACACTTCCAGAGTATTGGATCTGCCTCTATTTGAAGCGGACAAGATTGCTAAACTTATTCCAGGTATGATGCCTAGTAAGTGGAGTCTTGCTCGATTCTTTAAAGAAGATTTGTTTGCAATCAAAAAAGTAATGCGTCCAGAGGAATTTGAACGCATCGTCGAATTGATTGCGGTGGCAAATGAAGATAGCCTTGGCGGCGAAATGCTGATGCAGGCGCAGGTGCTTGAGGGTAATCTACGAAATACTGGTATTCACGCTTGTGGTGTAATTATCACTCCAAGCGATATTACAAATTTTGTACCTGTGGCTACAGCCAAAGATTCAAGTTTATATGTCACGCAATTCGATAACTCGGTAGTAGAAAGCGCTGGGCTTTTAAAAATGGACTTCTTGGGTCTAAAAACTTTGACGCTAATTAAGGATAGTGTAAAGCTAATTCAATATAGAACAGGAGTGCTTCTAGATCCTGATGAGTTCCCGATTGATGATGTAAAAACCTACGAACTATTCCAGCGCGGTGAGACTGTGGGGATCTTTCAGTATGAATCTCCAGGGATGCAGAAGTATATGAAGGAGTTAAAGCCTACGACTTTTGATGACCTTATTGCCATGAATGCGCTTTATCGTCCAGGTCCAATTGCCTATATTCCCAGTTTTATTAAACGTAAAAACGGCGAAGAGGAAATTGTCTATGATCTTGATGCCTGTGAAGAATTACTAAAAGAAACATACGGAATTACCGTTTACCAAGAGCAGGTAATGCTCTTGTCTCAAAAATTGGCTGATTTCTCTAAAGGTGATGCCGACGTTTTGCGTAAAGCAATGGGTAAAAAGCAACGAGATGTCCTTGATAAAATGAAACCTAAATTTATCAATCAGGCAGCAGAAAAAGGTCATTCAAAAGAGAAATTAGAGAAGATTTGGAAAGATTGGGAAGCTTTCGCTGAATATGCATTTAACAAATCGCACTCCACCTGTTATGCGTGGATTGCGTATCAAACGGCATATTTAAAAGCAAATTATCCTGAAGAATATATGGCGGCGGTTCTTTCAAACAATATGAATGACATCAAGCAAGTCACTTTTTTTATGCAAGAGTGCAAAAGAATGGGACTTGAAGTTTTGGCGCCAGATGTTAATGAATCTATTTATAAATTTACTGTAAACGAAAATAATGCTATTCGTTTTGGAATGGGTGCGGTCAAGGGTGTCGGGATGGGCGCTGTAGAAACAATTGTCAAAACCCGTCAGGCGGGAAGATATAAGTCCGTTTTTGATCTAACCAAAAGAGTCGATTTGCGAGCAGCTAATAAAAAAGCTTTCGAAAATCTAGTCCTTGCCGGAGGATTTGATTCTTTTGAAGATACTCACAGAGCCCAATATTTCCATAATGAAGGTGATGGAATTACTTTCTTGGAAAAAGCGGTGAAATATGGAGCGAAGTTCCAGGAGAATGAAAATTCTGCTCAAGTAAGTTTATTTGGAGAGTCGAGTGATGTGCAGATTCCTGAGCCAATTGTGCCGCCGTGTGAGGAGTGGAGCGCAATGGAAAAGCTCGCTAGAGAAAAAGAAGTTGTGGGAATCTATATATCTGGACATCCGCTGGATGACTTCCGATACGAGATTAAACATTTCTGTAAAGATAAATTAAGTTCATTTTCAGATTTGGGGCCACACGTCGGAAAATCTTTACAAGTTGCGGGCGTGGTGAGTTCTGTTCAATATCTAACTAGTAAGAACGGAAAAGATTGGGCAAAGTTTACAGTCGAAGGTTTTGATGATAGTCAAGATTTCAGCATTTTTGGTGAAGAGTATCTCAAGTTTAGGCATTTCCTTGTGGCAAAGAATTTTATATTTTGCAAGATAAACGTCAAACCAGGTTGGGCAAATAAAGAAACAGGAAAAATGTCAGATCCTAGAATTTCTTTTACAGAGATTTGTCAGCTTCAAGATTTATTAGAGTCTCAGGCAAAAAAGCTAACATTGAACCTTAATATTGAGCAGTTAAATTCGACTTTTATTCACGATTTAGGTGCTATTCTGCAAACATTTAGAGGCGATTTGCCAGTTTCATTTGATGTGATGGAGCTCGAGCAGATTACACCCGAAGAAAAAACTGCCGTTACAGCTGTTGTTCCAGAACTTGTTGCTGCGACAATGGGTGATGAAAGCGATGATGATGAATCATTAATCTTTGAAGATATTACCGAGGATGGTGAGGTAGAAACAGAGTTAAATTTTGTTGAAAGTATGGAGGCAGTCGAAACTGTAAAAATTGTAACCTCACTGCCAATGCCTAGCAGATTTTTAAAAGTAAAAATTTGTGAGCCACTTTTGGCTGCGCTTGAAAAAGAGGACATTAAGTATAAATTGAACTAG
- a CDS encoding RNA recognition motif domain-containing protein, which produces MNIFVGSLPFSIEEADLRESFEAYGAVDSVKIITDKFTGRSKGFGFVEMPNDEEAQKAIDELNGATVQGRAIVVNKSEPKPEGERRSFNSGGGRGGDSRGGYGGGNGGSRGGDNRGGGNRGGY; this is translated from the coding sequence ATGAATATTTTTGTTGGAAGCCTTCCATTCAGTATTGAGGAAGCAGATTTAAGAGAATCGTTTGAAGCATACGGAGCAGTTGACTCTGTAAAAATTATCACTGATAAATTTACTGGAAGAAGTAAAGGATTTGGTTTCGTAGAGATGCCAAATGACGAAGAAGCTCAAAAAGCTATTGACGAATTGAACGGTGCTACTGTTCAAGGTCGTGCTATCGTTGTTAACAAATCTGAGCCAAAACCAGAAGGTGAAAGAAGAAGCTTCAATAGCGGCGGTGGTCGTGGTGGAGATTCTCGCGGTGGTTACGGTGGCGGAAACGGTGGAAGCCGTGGCGGAGACAACCGTGGTGGTGGAAACAGAGGTGGTTACTAG